From one Streptomyces sp. R41 genomic stretch:
- a CDS encoding ABC transporter permease produces MGGFRRFATYRTATAAGVFTNTVFGLILAYVFIALWETKPHLGGYDQAQALTYVWLGQALLMVVAVMGGGFEDELIERIRTGDIAIDLYRPADLQLWWLAQDTGRALFHLLGRGVVPLAFGAVFFDLALPASPLTWIAFLVAVLLGVVVSFALRFLVALSAFWLLDGAGAAQLAWIAGIFCSGMLLPLNVFPGTFGEVVRALPWSSLIQAPVDVLLGTADPLATYAFQAAWAVGLLAAGRLVQSVATRRVVVQGG; encoded by the coding sequence ATGGGCGGGTTCCGGCGCTTCGCCACCTATCGGACGGCCACGGCGGCGGGGGTGTTCACCAACACGGTCTTCGGGCTGATCCTGGCGTACGTCTTCATCGCGCTGTGGGAGACCAAGCCGCACCTCGGCGGCTACGACCAGGCACAGGCGCTCACTTATGTGTGGCTGGGCCAGGCGCTGCTCATGGTGGTGGCGGTGATGGGCGGCGGCTTCGAGGACGAGCTGATCGAGAGAATCCGTACGGGTGACATCGCGATCGACCTGTACCGGCCCGCCGACCTCCAGCTGTGGTGGCTGGCGCAGGACACGGGCCGGGCGCTGTTCCACCTGCTCGGGCGCGGGGTGGTCCCGCTCGCCTTCGGCGCGGTCTTCTTCGACCTGGCGCTGCCCGCCTCCCCGCTGACCTGGATCGCCTTCCTCGTCGCGGTCCTCCTCGGGGTCGTCGTCAGCTTCGCCCTCCGCTTCCTGGTGGCGCTGTCCGCGTTCTGGCTCCTCGACGGGGCGGGCGCGGCGCAACTGGCCTGGATCGCGGGGATCTTCTGCTCGGGGATGCTGCTGCCGCTCAACGTCTTCCCGGGCACGTTCGGCGAGGTCGTACGGGCCCTGCCCTGGTCGTCGCTGATCCAGGCGCCGGTGGACGTCCTGCTCGGAACCGCCGACCCGCTGGCCACGTACGCGTTCCAGGCGGCCTGGGCTGTCGGCCTGCTGGCGGCCGGGCGGCTGGTCCAGTCGGTGGCTACGCGGAGGGTGGTGGTGCAGGGTGGCTAG
- a CDS encoding DUF1707 domain-containing protein produces the protein MTDDELPELRASDADRERVAEQLRDALAEGRLDMEEFEERLEATYKARTYGELTPITRDLPGPAAVAPISMVKQPAESGSWAGRIVGGEGSSSWGVAILSGFERKGRWTVPRRFNSFAFMGGGEIDLREANFADREVVINCVAVMGGMNVVVPPGVEVVVRGIGVMGGFDHREEGQPGEPGAPRVIVTGFAFWGGVGVERKLTRAERLRIKEERRQEKLERKAARKELQGSQASQGDGLGDMYDALDEARDLIRERHEERRERHEERRERHRERREERHRRRHGGY, from the coding sequence ATGACCGACGACGAACTCCCGGAGCTGCGTGCCTCCGACGCCGATCGTGAACGTGTCGCCGAACAGCTGAGGGACGCCCTCGCGGAGGGCCGCCTCGACATGGAGGAGTTCGAGGAGCGGCTGGAGGCGACGTACAAGGCACGCACGTACGGGGAGCTGACGCCGATCACCCGCGATCTGCCGGGCCCGGCGGCCGTGGCGCCCATCTCCATGGTCAAGCAGCCTGCGGAGAGCGGGAGTTGGGCAGGCCGGATCGTCGGCGGCGAGGGTTCGTCCTCGTGGGGTGTCGCGATCCTGTCGGGGTTCGAGCGCAAAGGGCGCTGGACCGTGCCGCGGCGCTTCAACTCCTTCGCCTTCATGGGCGGCGGCGAGATCGACCTGCGCGAGGCGAACTTCGCGGACCGCGAGGTCGTCATCAACTGCGTCGCCGTCATGGGCGGGATGAACGTCGTCGTACCGCCCGGCGTCGAGGTCGTCGTGCGTGGCATCGGCGTCATGGGCGGCTTCGACCATCGCGAGGAGGGGCAGCCCGGGGAGCCCGGCGCCCCCCGCGTGATCGTCACCGGCTTCGCCTTCTGGGGCGGCGTCGGCGTCGAACGCAAGCTGACCCGCGCCGAGCGGCTCCGCATCAAGGAGGAGCGCCGTCAGGAGAAACTCGAACGGAAGGCGGCCCGCAAGGAGTTGCAGGGCTCCCAGGCATCGCAGGGCGACGGCCTCGGCGACATGTACGACGCGCTCGACGAGGCCCGCGACCTGATCCGCGAACGCCACGAGGAGCGGCGGGAACGGCACGAGGAGCGCAGGGAGCGCCATCGGGAGCGCCGGGAGGAGCGCCACCGCAGGCGCCACGGCGGCTATTGA
- a CDS encoding DUF445 domain-containing protein: protein MERTKREEVGAEGQHARPGAAVNPAVTAPGPPGRAMTSFSPADEEKRRGVRRMKITATGLLLFVALVYVLAKWAQNSGAGAWAGYVAAASEAGMVGALADWFAVTALFRRPLGLPIPHTAIIPTKKDQLGVSLGEFVGENFLSEEVVRQRLRAVGIGSRLGAWLAEPEHADRVTAELSAALRGALTVLRDSDVQAVVGEAITRRADAQEIAPGIGKMLEKIVADGGHKRVVDLICVRAHDWLVLHNDQVMDAIEGGAPGWTPRFVDRKVGERVYKELLRFVTEMRDAPSHPARGALDRFLTDFASDLQSDTDTRARVERLKVEVIGRGEVQELIASAWTAVRSMMVSAAEDERSELRLRVRASLLSLGARMAVEPKLQAKVDSWVEGAAVYVVTTYRKEITSLITDTVAGWDAEHTTRKIEAHIGRDLQFIRINGTVVGSLAGLLIYVVSRALGA from the coding sequence ATGGAACGTACGAAACGGGAAGAAGTGGGTGCCGAAGGGCAGCATGCCCGGCCGGGCGCCGCCGTGAACCCCGCGGTGACCGCCCCCGGGCCGCCGGGCCGGGCGATGACCTCCTTCAGCCCCGCCGACGAGGAGAAGCGCCGGGGCGTCCGCCGGATGAAGATCACGGCGACCGGCCTGCTGCTCTTCGTCGCACTGGTGTACGTCCTCGCCAAGTGGGCGCAGAACTCGGGAGCCGGCGCCTGGGCGGGCTATGTCGCCGCGGCCTCCGAGGCGGGCATGGTCGGCGCGCTCGCCGACTGGTTCGCGGTCACGGCCCTCTTCCGCCGCCCGCTCGGCCTGCCCATCCCGCACACCGCGATCATCCCGACCAAGAAGGACCAGCTGGGCGTCTCGCTCGGCGAGTTCGTCGGGGAGAACTTCCTCTCCGAGGAGGTCGTACGACAGCGGCTGCGCGCCGTCGGTATCGGCAGCCGGCTCGGCGCCTGGCTCGCCGAACCGGAGCACGCCGACCGCGTGACGGCGGAGCTCTCCGCCGCCCTGCGCGGCGCGCTCACCGTGCTCCGCGACTCCGACGTGCAGGCGGTCGTCGGTGAGGCGATCACACGGCGAGCCGACGCCCAGGAGATCGCGCCCGGCATAGGGAAGATGCTGGAGAAGATCGTCGCGGACGGCGGCCACAAGCGGGTCGTGGACCTGATCTGCGTCCGTGCCCACGACTGGCTGGTGCTGCACAACGATCAGGTCATGGACGCGATCGAGGGTGGCGCGCCCGGCTGGACCCCCCGTTTCGTCGACAGGAAGGTCGGCGAGCGGGTCTACAAGGAGCTGCTCCGCTTCGTCACCGAGATGCGCGACGCCCCCTCCCACCCGGCCCGCGGCGCCCTCGACCGCTTCCTCACCGACTTCGCCTCCGACCTCCAGTCCGACACGGACACACGGGCCCGCGTGGAGCGGCTGAAGGTCGAGGTCATCGGGCGCGGCGAGGTCCAGGAACTGATCGCCTCCGCCTGGACGGCCGTACGGTCCATGATGGTGTCCGCCGCGGAGGACGAGCGCAGCGAGCTGCGGCTGCGGGTCCGGGCTTCCCTGCTGTCCCTGGGCGCCCGGATGGCGGTGGAGCCCAAGCTCCAGGCCAAGGTCGACAGCTGGGTCGAGGGCGCGGCGGTGTACGTCGTGACGACGTACCGCAAGGAGATCACCTCGCTCATCACGGACACCGTCGCGGGTTGGGACGCCGAGCACACGACCCGGAAGATCGAGGCCCACATCGGCCGCGACCTGCAGTTCATCCGCATCAACGGCACGGTGGTGGGCTCGCTGGCGGGGCTGCTGATCTATGTGGTGTCGCGGGCGCTGGGGGCGTAG
- a CDS encoding SGNH/GDSL hydrolase family protein, whose translation MTKRHGYALLAAIIAVIVVLSAAIYIGVSADEGGDQNNLASGRTPHNSAAPASTGTWVGAWSASPVGAEPGTETNGMAGRSVRNVVHASAGGTSARVTLSNLYGQQPLSITHATIAVAATVNNAAAATDTMRRLTFGGSTSVIIPAGEQMLSDAVRVRIPHGSDVLVTTYTPTHSGPVTYHPHARQMSYVAEGDRTEDVTGTAYTEQSEYWRYVTALDVLSDESAGTVVVLGDSLTDGITSTVGANHRWTDVLSDRLRDAAGSDDVPRYSVVNQGISGNQILAAGLGRPADNPSGLSRFGRDVLDRTNVKAVVIDLGVNDILRNPNQVDPRTITDGLRKLVRQAHARGLRVVGATLMPFQGHRGYTDARDAVRQAVNAEIRAGKVYDAVVDFDAALRDPYNPRRLRGDYDSGDHLHPSDKGYKRMAEVFDLGDLKGSAPAEL comes from the coding sequence ATGACCAAGCGTCACGGTTATGCCCTGCTCGCCGCGATCATCGCCGTGATCGTGGTTCTTTCCGCCGCCATATACATAGGCGTCTCGGCCGACGAGGGCGGCGACCAGAACAACCTCGCCAGCGGCCGCACCCCGCACAACTCCGCCGCCCCCGCCTCCACCGGCACCTGGGTCGGCGCCTGGTCGGCCTCCCCCGTCGGGGCCGAGCCCGGCACCGAGACGAACGGCATGGCCGGGCGCTCCGTGCGCAACGTCGTCCACGCGAGCGCCGGCGGTACGAGTGCCCGTGTCACGCTGTCCAACCTCTACGGGCAGCAGCCGCTGAGCATCACCCACGCCACGATCGCCGTCGCCGCGACCGTGAACAACGCCGCCGCCGCGACCGACACCATGCGCCGCCTCACCTTCGGCGGCAGCACCTCGGTGATCATCCCGGCCGGAGAGCAGATGTTGAGCGACGCCGTTCGCGTGCGGATCCCGCACGGCTCGGACGTCCTCGTGACGACGTACACGCCCACCCATTCCGGCCCGGTCACCTACCACCCGCACGCGCGGCAGATGTCGTACGTCGCCGAGGGCGACCGCACGGAGGACGTGACCGGCACCGCGTACACCGAGCAGAGCGAGTACTGGCGCTATGTGACCGCCCTCGACGTGCTGAGCGACGAGTCGGCGGGCACCGTCGTCGTGCTGGGCGACTCGCTCACCGATGGCATCACCTCCACGGTCGGGGCCAACCACCGTTGGACCGACGTCCTTTCGGACCGGCTGCGCGACGCGGCCGGGTCGGACGACGTGCCGCGCTACAGCGTCGTCAACCAAGGCATCAGCGGGAACCAGATCCTGGCCGCGGGGCTCGGCCGCCCGGCCGACAACCCAAGTGGCCTCTCCCGCTTCGGGCGTGACGTGCTCGACCGTACGAACGTCAAGGCCGTCGTCATCGACCTCGGGGTCAACGACATTCTGCGCAACCCGAATCAGGTGGATCCCCGGACGATAACCGACGGGTTGCGAAAGCTGGTGCGGCAGGCGCATGCCCGCGGGCTGCGGGTCGTTGGGGCCACCCTGATGCCGTTTCAGGGGCACCGGGGATACACGGACGCGCGGGACGCCGTGCGGCAGGCCGTCAACGCGGAGATTCGGGCGGGGAAGGTGTACGACGCCGTCGTCGACTTCGACGCGGCGCTTCGTGATCCTTACAACCCCCGGCGGTTGCGGGGCGATTACGACTCGGGGGACCATCTGCATCCCAGTGACAAGGGGTACAAGAGGATGGCGGAAGTCTTCGACCTGGGTGACTTGAAGGGGTCGGCTCCTGCTGAGCTGTAA
- a CDS encoding ABC transporter permease: protein MHERTRPASWPERQGAYARVRDGVRAYRMIAAMWIRSTMAYRASFAMTTFGNFAATALDFVAILLMFSQVDRLGGYSLPEVAFLYGVAGTAFGLADLTLGSMDRLGRRVRDGTLDTLLVRPVPVLAQVAADRFALRRLGRITQGLLVFGYAVAALDISWTPLKVLLIPLMLLSGGAIFSAVFVAGAAFQFVAQDASEVQNSFTYGGSTLLQYPPTVFAKDLLRGVTFVLPLAFVNWLPALYVLGRPYPLGLPTWVAFTPPLVAAGCCALAGVAWRAGLRSYRSTGS, encoded by the coding sequence GTGCACGAGAGGACGCGGCCGGCTTCCTGGCCCGAGAGGCAGGGTGCGTACGCCCGCGTACGGGACGGAGTGCGCGCCTACCGCATGATCGCCGCCATGTGGATCCGCTCCACGATGGCCTACCGCGCCTCGTTCGCGATGACCACGTTCGGCAACTTCGCGGCGACCGCCCTCGACTTCGTCGCGATCCTGCTGATGTTCTCCCAGGTCGACCGGCTCGGCGGTTACAGCCTCCCCGAGGTCGCCTTCCTGTACGGCGTCGCGGGCACCGCCTTCGGGCTCGCCGACCTGACGCTCGGCTCGATGGACCGGCTCGGGCGCCGGGTGCGCGACGGCACGCTGGACACGCTCCTGGTGCGCCCCGTGCCCGTCCTCGCCCAGGTCGCCGCGGACCGTTTCGCGCTGCGCCGCCTCGGCCGGATCACCCAGGGGCTGCTGGTCTTCGGGTACGCGGTCGCCGCGCTCGACATCTCCTGGACGCCGCTGAAGGTGCTGCTGATCCCGCTGATGCTGCTGAGCGGCGGCGCGATCTTCTCGGCCGTGTTCGTGGCGGGCGCCGCCTTCCAGTTCGTCGCACAGGACGCCTCCGAGGTGCAGAACTCCTTCACATACGGCGGCAGTACGCTCCTGCAGTACCCGCCGACCGTCTTCGCCAAGGACCTGCTGCGCGGGGTGACCTTCGTGCTCCCGCTCGCCTTCGTCAACTGGCTGCCCGCGCTGTACGTGCTGGGGCGGCCCTATCCGCTCGGCCTGCCGACGTGGGTCGCCTTCACACCGCCGCTGGTGGCGGCGGGCTGCTGTGCGCTGGCCGGGGTCGCCTGGCGCGCGGGGCTTCGGTCGTATCGGAGTACGGGGAGTTAG
- a CDS encoding transglycosylase domain-containing protein, with translation MSDEPQPKQNSQGWAPRDPAPGPGPGREPGSGPGQASGPASAPGSAPQSAPGKPGKEPKRKRTGWRRLVPTWRIVLGTFLGVILLLIGLFALGYYLVKIPPANAAATKQSNVYLYADGSQLARDGEVNRENVSLAQISKDAQHATLAAEDRDFYSESAVDPTAMIRAAWNTVTGKGKQSGSTITQQYVKNYYLGQEQTATRKFKEFFISIKLDREKSKDDILEGYLNTSYYGRNAYGIQAAAQAYYGVDAKDLTVGQGAYLAALLNAPSEYDVIAHPENKAAAVARWNYVLDGMVKKKWLTQSDRNDVKFPMPKQAKGSAGMSGQRGYLVQAVKDYLTSNKILDEDSLAIGGYRITTTLQKPRQDAFVKAVDDQVMDQLDKKNRKVDNYVRAGGVAIDPSSGKVVAMYGGIDYTKQYVNNATRRDYQVGSTFKPFVFTSAVQNGSTTQDGRTITPNTIYDGTNKRPVQGWSGGYYAPENEDGRSYGDITVRTATDKSVNAVYAQMAVDVGSDKVKQTGISLGIPSDTPDLTASPSIALGSATASVLDMTEAYATLANHGKHGTYTLIEKITKDGAADVELPDKDTKQAVSREAADTTTSILRSVVEGGTGTAALAADRPAAGKTGTAEEDQAAWFAGYTPDLATVVAVMGQDPDTGAHKSLYGALGQNRINGGGYPAQIWAQFTKAALKGTPATDFDLRLQPGAEQQELPTLEPSTPPTDGQDNGGTATGGRDTQGQTEGQTEGQTQGQTEGQSEGQSQGQTEGQTQGQSQGQTQGQTNGGTTTEGTTDGGTTGGTTEGGTTDGGTTDGGDTDGGSTDGGTTGSNAGAGPLSGLTSRKH, from the coding sequence ATGAGCGACGAGCCGCAGCCGAAGCAGAACAGCCAGGGCTGGGCACCCAGGGATCCGGCACCGGGACCGGGACCGGGACGGGAACCTGGATCGGGACCGGGACAGGCATCGGGACCCGCATCGGCACCGGGGTCGGCACCGCAGAGTGCACCGGGCAAGCCCGGCAAGGAGCCGAAGCGGAAGCGCACCGGGTGGCGCCGGCTCGTCCCGACCTGGCGGATCGTGCTCGGCACGTTCCTCGGCGTGATACTGCTCCTGATCGGCCTCTTCGCGCTCGGCTACTACCTGGTGAAGATCCCGCCCGCGAACGCCGCCGCGACCAAGCAGAGCAACGTCTACCTGTACGCGGACGGCAGCCAGCTCGCCCGCGACGGCGAGGTCAACCGGGAGAACGTGTCGCTCGCGCAGATCTCCAAGGACGCCCAGCACGCGACCCTCGCCGCCGAGGACCGCGACTTCTACTCCGAGTCGGCCGTCGACCCCACGGCGATGATCCGCGCCGCCTGGAACACGGTCACCGGCAAGGGCAAGCAGTCCGGCTCGACGATCACCCAGCAGTACGTGAAGAACTACTACCTGGGCCAGGAACAGACGGCCACGCGGAAGTTCAAGGAGTTCTTCATCTCCATCAAGCTCGACCGCGAGAAGAGCAAGGACGACATCCTCGAGGGCTACCTCAACACCAGCTACTACGGCCGCAACGCGTACGGCATCCAGGCCGCCGCCCAGGCCTACTACGGCGTCGACGCCAAGGATCTGACGGTGGGCCAGGGCGCCTACCTCGCGGCGCTCCTCAACGCGCCCAGCGAGTACGACGTGATCGCGCACCCCGAGAACAAGGCCGCGGCCGTCGCCCGCTGGAACTACGTACTCGACGGCATGGTCAAGAAGAAGTGGCTGACCCAGTCGGACCGGAACGACGTGAAGTTCCCGATGCCGAAGCAGGCCAAGGGCTCGGCGGGCATGTCGGGGCAGCGCGGCTACCTGGTGCAGGCCGTCAAGGACTACCTGACGAGCAACAAGATCCTCGACGAGGACAGCCTCGCCATCGGCGGCTACCGCATCACGACCACCCTGCAGAAGCCCAGACAGGACGCCTTCGTGAAGGCCGTCGACGACCAGGTGATGGACCAGCTCGACAAGAAGAACCGCAAGGTCGACAACTACGTCCGCGCGGGCGGCGTCGCCATCGACCCGTCCAGCGGCAAGGTCGTCGCGATGTACGGCGGCATCGACTACACCAAGCAGTACGTCAACAACGCGACCCGCCGCGACTACCAAGTCGGCTCCACCTTCAAGCCGTTCGTGTTCACCTCGGCCGTGCAGAACGGCTCGACGACGCAGGACGGCCGCACCATCACCCCGAACACCATCTACGACGGCACCAACAAGCGCCCCGTGCAGGGCTGGAGCGGCGGCTACTACGCGCCCGAGAACGAGGACGGCCGCTCGTACGGCGACATCACCGTGCGCACCGCCACCGACAAGTCCGTGAACGCGGTGTACGCGCAGATGGCCGTGGACGTCGGCTCGGACAAGGTCAAACAGACGGGCATCAGCCTCGGCATCCCGTCCGACACCCCCGACCTGACCGCCTCCCCGTCCATCGCGCTCGGCTCGGCCACCGCCAGCGTCCTCGACATGACGGAGGCGTACGCCACGCTCGCGAACCACGGCAAGCACGGCACGTACACACTCATCGAGAAGATCACCAAGGACGGCGCGGCGGATGTGGAGCTGCCGGACAAGGACACGAAGCAGGCGGTGAGCCGGGAGGCCGCGGACACGACCACGTCCATCCTGCGGAGCGTCGTCGAGGGCGGCACCGGAACGGCCGCGCTGGCCGCCGACCGCCCCGCCGCGGGCAAGACCGGCACGGCCGAGGAGGACCAGGCCGCCTGGTTCGCGGGCTACACCCCCGACCTCGCCACCGTCGTCGCCGTCATGGGCCAGGACCCCGACACGGGCGCCCACAAGTCCCTGTACGGCGCGCTCGGCCAGAACCGCATCAACGGCGGCGGCTACCCCGCCCAGATCTGGGCCCAGTTCACGAAGGCCGCCCTCAAGGGCACCCCCGCGACGGACTTCGACCTCCGGCTCCAGCCGGGTGCCGAGCAGCAGGAGCTCCCGACGCTCGAACCCAGCACGCCGCCCACCGACGGCCAGGACAACGGCGGCACGGCGACGGGCGGCCGGGACACCCAAGGCCAGACCGAGGGGCAGACCGAGGGGCAGACGCAGGGCCAGACCGAGGGGCAGAGCGAAGGCCAGTCCCAGGGGCAGACCGAAGGGCAGACTCAGGGCCAGTCCCAGGGGCAGACCCAAGGCCAGACGAACGGCGGCACCACCACGGAGGGCACCACGGACGGCGGCACCACGGGAGGGACGACGGAGGGCGGGACGACCGACGGCGGTACGACGGACGGCGGGGACACTGACGGCGGGAGCACGGACGGCGGGACGACGGGGTCCAACGCCGGGGCAGGGCCGCTCAGCGGGCTCACCTCACGAAAACACTGA
- a CDS encoding ATP-binding cassette domain-containing protein produces the protein MDVAVGVDSEFSGAEGDFIELDGVEKVFAVRKKTGFLRSERRQVRAVDSLSFTVPRGEMVGYIGPNGAGKSTTIKMLTGILTPSGGRLRVAGIDPSRERTRLAQRIGVVFGQRTTLWWDLPLIDSYRLMHRMYRIPDGRYRENLDRCVELLELSDLLDVPVRQLSLGQRMRGDIAAALLHDPEVLYLDEPTIGLDVISKARVREFLRELNAERGTTVLLTTHDLTDIEQLCRRVMVIDHGRLMYDGPLTGLHEVGESERTLVVDLERELLPIEVESARVVKVEGPRQWLAFPAAQSAAPLVARIAAEYPLVDLSVREPDIEAVIAKMYAQDGAEKAVS, from the coding sequence TTGGACGTGGCGGTCGGCGTGGACAGTGAATTCAGCGGCGCGGAAGGTGACTTCATCGAGCTCGACGGTGTCGAGAAGGTCTTCGCCGTGCGCAAGAAGACCGGCTTCCTGCGCAGTGAGCGACGGCAGGTGCGCGCCGTCGACTCCCTCTCCTTCACCGTGCCGCGCGGTGAGATGGTCGGCTACATCGGCCCGAACGGCGCGGGCAAGTCGACCACCATCAAGATGCTGACCGGCATCCTCACGCCGAGCGGTGGCCGGCTGCGCGTCGCGGGCATCGACCCGTCGCGCGAGCGGACGCGGCTCGCGCAGCGCATCGGGGTCGTGTTCGGGCAGCGTACGACCCTGTGGTGGGACCTTCCGCTGATCGACTCGTACCGGCTGATGCACCGCATGTACCGAATCCCGGACGGGCGTTACCGCGAGAACCTCGACCGTTGTGTCGAACTCCTTGAATTGTCCGATCTGTTGGACGTCCCCGTACGCCAGCTCTCCCTGGGGCAGCGGATGCGCGGCGACATCGCGGCCGCGCTGCTGCACGACCCGGAGGTGCTCTACCTCGACGAGCCGACGATCGGCCTCGACGTGATCAGCAAGGCGCGGGTACGGGAGTTCCTGCGCGAGCTGAACGCCGAGCGCGGCACGACCGTCCTGCTCACCACGCACGACCTCACCGACATCGAGCAGCTGTGCCGGCGGGTGATGGTCATCGACCACGGGCGGCTGATGTACGACGGTCCGCTGACCGGGCTGCACGAGGTGGGGGAGAGCGAGCGGACACTGGTCGTGGACCTGGAGCGGGAGCTTTTGCCGATCGAGGTGGAGTCGGCGCGGGTGGTGAAGGTGGAGGGACCGCGGCAGTGGCTCGCCTTCCCCGCCGCTCAGTCGGCGGCTCCGCTCGTGGCGCGGATCGCGGCGGAGTATCCGCTGGTGGATCTTTCGGTGCGGGAGCCGGACATCGAGGCGGTCATTGCCAAGATGTACGCACAGGACGGCGCGGAGAAAGCGGTCTCGTAG